The following proteins come from a genomic window of Galactobacillus timonensis:
- the mtnA gene encoding S-methyl-5-thioribose-1-phosphate isomerase, with the protein MNGKQLDVIRLADDAMSVVILDQTKLPNHEEYLTLSEEKPMWDAIKLLQVRGAPAIGVFAGYAMAVLAKQETDLSYEAFKEAFDRQADYLNTSRPTAVNLSWALKRMKKFVEDHPEDPKTLADRLVQEAKTIDEENLAMNRKIAEYGVTLLHDGDGILTHCNAGYLACLGYGTATAPMYMAQEKGMHIHVYSDETRPLLQGARLTSFELYKAGVPVTSICDNMASLVMKQGKVQCVMVGCDRIAANGDFANKIGTSGVAILAKYYGIPFYTLGPSSTIDFNTPTGADIHIEMRDPEEIGSMWYKEPMILKEIDKFNPSFDVTDHSLLSGIVTERGIVYPPFDVNLKKLFNR; encoded by the coding sequence ATGAACGGTAAACAGCTCGATGTCATCCGGCTGGCCGACGATGCGATGAGTGTCGTCATCCTCGACCAGACGAAACTTCCAAATCATGAAGAATATCTCACCCTGAGCGAAGAGAAGCCGATGTGGGATGCGATCAAGCTTCTGCAGGTGCGCGGAGCTCCTGCGATCGGCGTCTTCGCCGGCTATGCGATGGCGGTCCTCGCCAAGCAAGAGACAGACCTGTCCTATGAAGCCTTCAAGGAAGCCTTCGACAGGCAGGCCGATTATCTCAACACCTCCCGTCCGACGGCAGTCAACCTGTCCTGGGCACTGAAGCGGATGAAAAAGTTTGTCGAAGATCATCCGGAAGATCCGAAGACGCTGGCCGACAGACTGGTGCAGGAAGCGAAGACCATTGACGAAGAAAATCTCGCCATGAACCGGAAGATTGCGGAATACGGCGTCACCCTTCTCCATGACGGTGACGGCATCCTTACCCACTGCAACGCCGGATATCTTGCCTGCCTGGGTTACGGTACGGCGACAGCGCCGATGTACATGGCACAGGAAAAGGGCATGCACATTCATGTCTATTCCGATGAGACACGTCCCCTTCTTCAGGGCGCCCGTCTCACGTCGTTTGAGCTATACAAAGCCGGTGTCCCGGTGACAAGCATCTGTGACAACATGGCAAGCCTCGTCATGAAGCAGGGCAAAGTTCAGTGCGTCATGGTCGGCTGCGACCGCATCGCGGCAAACGGCGATTTTGCCAACAAGATCGGAACAAGCGGCGTCGCCATTCTTGCAAAGTACTACGGCATCCCCTTCTATACCCTCGGTCCTTCGAGCACGATCGACTTCAATACGCCGACCGGTGCCGACATTCATATTGAGATGCGTGATCCGGAAGAAATCGGATCGATGTGGTACAAGGAGCCGATGATCCTGAAGGAGATCGACAAGTTCAATCCCTCCTTTGACGTAACGGATCACAGCCTGCTGTCCGGCATCGTGACGGAGCGCGGCATCGTCTATCCGCCGTTTGATGTGAATCTGAAGAAACTGTTCAACAGGTAA
- the deoD gene encoding purine-nucleoside phosphorylase, which produces MTPKESISASIVVKNELSKVVLMPGDPLRAKALADRYLTDVVCFNDTRNMLGFTGTYKGKRISTMGHGMGIPSIGIYTHELFTQFGVECVIRIGSAGGLDMDVDPMDVVIAEAASSNSNYGNAYGVPGQLAACADYDMLETAVEAAKKNGVKYKVGKVYSSDFFYYPQPGLNEKLRDYGHLCVEMETAGLYWEAAVNHKKALSILSISDHLFKPEALTAEQRQNGFTDMMEIALETAWKFAE; this is translated from the coding sequence ATGACACCAAAAGAAAGTATCTCCGCTTCCATCGTCGTCAAGAATGAACTGAGCAAGGTTGTCCTGATGCCGGGTGATCCGCTGCGCGCAAAGGCGCTGGCTGACCGCTATCTGACTGACGTCGTGTGCTTCAACGACACCCGGAACATGCTGGGCTTCACCGGCACCTACAAGGGCAAGCGGATCTCGACCATGGGCCATGGCATGGGCATTCCTTCCATCGGCATCTATACGCATGAGCTGTTTACACAGTTCGGCGTCGAATGCGTCATTCGCATCGGCTCTGCCGGCGGCCTGGACATGGATGTGGATCCGATGGATGTCGTCATTGCGGAAGCAGCTTCGAGCAATTCCAACTATGGCAACGCCTATGGCGTACCGGGACAGCTGGCTGCCTGCGCCGACTATGACATGCTTGAAACAGCTGTCGAAGCCGCAAAGAAAAACGGTGTCAAGTACAAGGTCGGCAAGGTTTATTCATCAGACTTCTTCTACTATCCGCAGCCGGGCCTGAACGAAAAGCTGCGTGACTATGGCCATCTGTGCGTCGAAATGGAGACGGCGGGCCTGTATTGGGAAGCGGCTGTCAACCATAAGAAGGCGCTCTCGATTCTCTCCATTTCCGATCACCTCTTTAAACCGGAGGCACTGACCGCCGAGCAGCGCCAGAACGGTTTTACGGATATGATGGAAATCGCTCTGGAAACGGCGTGGAAATTTGCGGAATAA
- a CDS encoding L-lactate dehydrogenase produces MNIRSTKVVIIGAGNVGATCAYTIINEGLCDELCLIDMNKEKAVGEAMDLTHAVHFMNRNMKVSASDYSACKDADVIIITASAPMDTSNDRLTWLTPSKKVMKSIVSSVMETGFNGTFLVVSNPVDLMAYYVWKLSGLPRSQVIGSGTTLDTARLCCEVGNLFNLDSRNVSAYVMGEHGDSEMVAWSTATIGGKQLTDVMNDNRSRAGKIDLEQLRVMTTKAGWEIFNRKHNTTYGIAASTCAILKSILLNENRIYPVSVCLNGQYGLKDIFLSVPTILDRTGAKEIVEIRLNEEEEAALRHSADVVGSYYDLLQD; encoded by the coding sequence ATGAATATCCGCAGCACAAAAGTTGTCATCATTGGGGCCGGCAACGTCGGCGCCACCTGTGCCTATACCATCATCAACGAAGGTCTCTGCGATGAGCTGTGCCTCATTGACATGAACAAGGAGAAAGCCGTCGGCGAAGCAATGGATCTGACCCATGCCGTCCATTTCATGAACCGCAACATGAAAGTATCCGCTTCCGACTACTCTGCATGCAAAGATGCGGATGTCATCATTATCACCGCATCGGCTCCGATGGATACCTCCAACGACCGCCTCACCTGGCTCACTCCCAGCAAGAAGGTGATGAAGTCCATCGTCTCCTCCGTCATGGAGACAGGCTTCAACGGAACCTTCCTCGTCGTTTCCAATCCGGTTGATCTGATGGCCTATTATGTCTGGAAGCTCTCCGGCCTTCCGCGCAGCCAGGTCATCGGCTCCGGCACAACGCTTGATACGGCACGTCTGTGCTGTGAGGTTGGCAATCTATTCAATCTCGACTCCAGAAATGTGTCCGCCTATGTCATGGGTGAACACGGCGACTCGGAAATGGTCGCCTGGAGCACCGCAACCATCGGCGGCAAGCAGCTGACGGATGTCATGAACGACAACCGTTCCAGAGCCGGCAAAATTGATCTTGAACAGCTGCGCGTCATGACCACAAAGGCAGGCTGGGAAATCTTCAACCGCAAGCACAACACAACCTACGGCATCGCCGCGAGCACCTGTGCCATTCTGAAGTCGATCCTGCTCAACGAGAACCGCATTTATCCGGTATCTGTATGTCTCAACGGCCAGTACGGCCTCAAGGACATCTTCCTCTCCGTGCCGACCATTCTCGATCGTACCGGTGCCAAGGAAATCGTCGAAATCCGTCTCAACGAAGAAGAAGAGGCAGCCCTGCGTCACAGTGCCGACGTCGTCGGTTCCTACTACGATCTTCTGCAGGACTAA
- the ybaK gene encoding Cys-tRNA(Pro) deacylase, whose protein sequence is MAKKEDKTNAMRMLDTAGIMYQVHTYPVEDGAIDAVSVAKKCGEDPEQVFKTLVTQGSDHNHYVFVVPAEEYLDLKACARAVGVKAVEMIPQKELLKTTGYIHGGCSPIGMKKKFVTVYDETIVLFDTVLVSGGRVGLQVEVAPDDLLKITDGVTAPIGID, encoded by the coding sequence ATGGCAAAGAAGGAAGATAAAACCAATGCGATGCGGATGCTGGATACTGCCGGCATCATGTATCAGGTTCATACATACCCGGTAGAGGACGGGGCCATTGATGCTGTATCGGTGGCGAAAAAGTGCGGCGAAGATCCGGAACAGGTGTTCAAGACGCTGGTGACCCAGGGCAGTGATCATAATCACTATGTCTTTGTTGTGCCGGCTGAGGAATATCTGGATCTGAAGGCGTGTGCACGTGCCGTCGGTGTGAAGGCGGTGGAAATGATTCCGCAGAAGGAACTGCTGAAGACGACCGGATATATTCATGGCGGCTGTTCGCCGATTGGAATGAAGAAGAAGTTCGTTACGGTCTATGATGAGACGATTGTGCTGTTTGATACGGTGCTGGTTTCGGGCGGCCGGGTTGGTCTGCAGGTGGAAGTGGCGCCGGATGATCTGTTGAAAATTACCGATGGAGTTACGGCACCGATTGGAATTGACTGA
- a CDS encoding Tex family protein, giving the protein MNEEIIQALAKDLKISPDQVRSVLSMLEEGNTVPFIARYRKEQTKNLDEEQILAIQKQYQYEVNLADRKAAVLDLIAQQGKLTDEIKNAISACTKLSQVEDLYKPYKQKKKTRAAVAIKNGLQPLADWMLALPAEGDVLVEAAKYVGENVPDAAAALQGAQDIIAENVSDNAKLRWAFKDAIVKNGVIVTKLKKDAVDEKKIYEMYYDRSERVSQIADHRVMAIDRAEKEKVITVSFTYDLEGMEKEAIRTYTKEGTSVCQKELETAIKDGMERLLMPSIENEVRSDLSERAHNKSIEIFAKNLEQLLSQPALKGRVVLGFDPGYYNGCKLAVIDATGKLLQADKIYPFKNSSKVDASAIEASKRKVLTLINKWHVQTIAIGNGTASRESERFCAELIQENHLNTTYAIVSEAGASVWSAQEEAREEFPDLAIEERSAVSIARRLLDPLPELIKIDPKSIGVGQYQHDLPQKALSERLDEAVMKVVNRVGADLNTASVDLLSHISGLNTGIAKEIVNYRNSNGRFTNRKQLLDVKKLGPKAFTQCAGFLRIIDGDEPLDETSIHPESYKAAREVMQACNITKLGEADALFPDDKVKDLGIDPYTLKDIEDAIRQPLRDYRDQFKAPILKSNVLELSDLHVGDELDGTVRNVTAFGAFVDIGLHEDGLVHVSHMSMNRISDPSEVVSVGDIVHVYVLEIDEAKQRIALSLLPKDKLDARDAAWAKQRENYRKNGKNNRGNNRNNRKPQKKQVTMEDATAALLARFGSKHS; this is encoded by the coding sequence ATGAATGAAGAGATTATTCAGGCGCTGGCCAAAGATCTGAAGATTTCCCCGGATCAGGTCAGGTCTGTATTAAGCATGCTGGAGGAGGGCAATACTGTGCCGTTTATCGCCCGCTACCGCAAGGAACAGACAAAGAATCTGGATGAGGAACAGATCCTCGCCATCCAGAAGCAGTATCAATATGAAGTGAATCTGGCAGATCGTAAGGCGGCTGTCCTGGATCTGATCGCCCAGCAGGGAAAGCTGACCGATGAGATCAAGAATGCCATCAGCGCCTGCACGAAGCTTTCTCAGGTTGAAGATCTTTACAAGCCTTATAAGCAGAAGAAAAAGACACGGGCCGCCGTCGCGATCAAGAATGGCTTACAGCCGCTGGCTGACTGGATGCTGGCGCTTCCCGCGGAAGGTGATGTTCTTGTAGAAGCTGCGAAGTACGTTGGTGAAAATGTGCCGGACGCAGCCGCTGCGTTGCAGGGAGCTCAGGATATTATCGCTGAGAATGTGAGTGACAATGCGAAGCTGCGCTGGGCGTTCAAGGATGCGATTGTGAAGAACGGCGTCATCGTGACGAAGCTGAAGAAGGATGCGGTCGACGAGAAGAAGATCTATGAGATGTACTATGACCGCAGTGAGCGTGTTTCGCAGATTGCGGATCATCGTGTGATGGCGATTGACCGTGCCGAAAAAGAGAAGGTTATTACAGTTTCCTTTACCTATGATCTGGAAGGCATGGAAAAGGAAGCGATCCGTACCTATACAAAGGAAGGCACTTCTGTATGCCAGAAGGAATTGGAGACAGCAATCAAGGATGGTATGGAGCGTCTATTGATGCCTTCGATTGAAAATGAGGTTCGCTCCGATCTTTCGGAGCGCGCTCATAACAAGTCGATCGAGATCTTTGCCAAGAATCTGGAACAGCTGCTTTCGCAGCCGGCACTGAAGGGCCGGGTCGTTCTTGGCTTTGATCCGGGTTACTACAACGGGTGCAAGCTTGCAGTCATCGATGCGACCGGAAAGCTTCTGCAGGCGGATAAGATCTATCCGTTCAAAAATTCGAGCAAGGTTGATGCATCTGCCATCGAGGCGTCCAAGCGCAAGGTACTGACCCTCATCAATAAGTGGCATGTACAGACCATCGCCATCGGCAACGGGACGGCGAGCCGCGAAAGCGAGCGCTTCTGTGCAGAGCTGATTCAGGAAAATCATCTGAATACAACGTATGCGATTGTCTCGGAGGCAGGCGCTTCCGTATGGTCGGCACAGGAGGAGGCACGGGAAGAGTTCCCGGATCTTGCGATTGAGGAGCGCAGTGCCGTTTCCATTGCACGTCGTCTTCTGGACCCGCTTCCGGAGCTGATCAAGATCGATCCGAAGTCGATCGGCGTCGGCCAGTATCAGCACGATCTGCCGCAGAAGGCGCTGAGTGAGCGTCTGGATGAGGCGGTCATGAAGGTTGTCAACCGGGTCGGTGCAGATCTGAATACGGCTTCGGTGGATCTTTTGTCGCATATTTCCGGCCTGAATACCGGTATTGCCAAGGAAATTGTCAACTACCGCAACAGCAACGGCCGCTTCACGAACCGTAAGCAGCTTCTGGATGTGAAGAAGCTCGGGCCGAAGGCATTTACGCAGTGCGCCGGTTTCCTGCGCATCATTGACGGCGATGAGCCTCTGGACGAGACGTCGATTCATCCGGAGTCCTATAAGGCTGCACGAGAAGTGATGCAGGCATGCAACATTACAAAGCTCGGAGAGGCGGATGCCCTCTTCCCGGACGACAAGGTAAAGGATCTCGGCATCGATCCCTATACGCTGAAGGATATTGAGGATGCGATCCGTCAGCCGCTGCGCGACTATCGTGATCAGTTCAAGGCTCCGATTCTGAAGTCCAATGTTCTGGAGCTTTCGGATCTGCATGTTGGCGATGAACTGGATGGTACGGTACGCAACGTTACGGCCTTCGGAGCCTTCGTCGATATTGGTCTGCATGAGGATGGCCTGGTTCATGTGTCGCATATGTCCATGAACCGTATCTCGGATCCGAGTGAAGTTGTCAGCGTCGGTGATATTGTGCATGTCTATGTGCTGGAAATCGATGAGGCGAAGCAGCGGATTGCCCTGTCGCTCCTGCCGAAGGACAAGCTTGATGCCCGTGACGCCGCCTGGGCGAAGCAGCGCGAAAACTACCGTAAAAACGGTAAGAACAACCGCGGCAATAACCGGAATAACCGCAAGCCACAGAAGAAACAGGTGACGATGGAGGATGCGACCGCCGCATTGCTCGCCCGCTTTGGCTCGAAGCATTCCTGA
- a CDS encoding zinc ribbon domain-containing protein, which produces MKCPQCGFENKETALYCANCGAKLERVPEAVEDASSDTGVKEENDGISIMALHKDPEPVETKEVTVHVAPVSESAPVPPTTPEEPQEAEISSQPQELSEKEQRQKEIKDLPRRYRPISMWGYLIYLLLLSFLPYVIGALLVKFYSGAVSGIWKTVLSISGPLLHALLLLFFSFVPRNVNVRAFARAWFIFLTIIILVLLFTGHLDQMITFLESFPVR; this is translated from the coding sequence ATGAAATGTCCGCAATGTGGATTTGAAAATAAAGAGACGGCACTGTATTGTGCAAACTGCGGTGCGAAGCTGGAACGTGTGCCGGAAGCTGTGGAAGATGCTTCTTCGGATACCGGTGTGAAGGAAGAAAATGATGGTATTTCCATCATGGCGCTGCACAAGGACCCGGAGCCGGTGGAGACGAAAGAGGTGACGGTTCATGTGGCGCCGGTGAGTGAGTCTGCGCCAGTGCCGCCAACGACGCCAGAGGAGCCGCAGGAGGCAGAGATCTCTTCGCAGCCGCAGGAGCTTTCGGAAAAGGAGCAGCGCCAGAAGGAAATCAAGGATCTTCCGCGCCGCTATCGTCCGATTTCCATGTGGGGCTATCTGATTTATCTTCTGTTATTAAGCTTTCTGCCGTATGTCATTGGTGCGCTTCTGGTGAAGTTCTACAGCGGTGCTGTCAGCGGTATCTGGAAGACGGTGCTGTCGATCAGCGGACCTCTTCTGCATGCGCTGCTTCTGCTGTTTTTCTCGTTTGTGCCGCGGAATGTCAATGTCCGTGCATTTGCGCGTGCATGGTTCATTTTTCTGACGATTATTATTCTGGTTCTGCTGTTTACGGGACATCTGGATCAGATGATTACGTTCCTTGAGAGTTTTCCGGTTCGGTGA
- a CDS encoding ABC transporter substrate-binding protein, with protein sequence MSNKSMINRIAAAALTLSLAACGSSSAATASSSSSSASSTAAAAASSGASYKVAIVKQLDHASLDEIANAITAELDRLAAENGVTIDYGEVYSGQNDATTLQQIGSQVIADDVDVIIPIATLAAQTMTVAAQDTQTPVVFAAISDPESADLTGLDYVTGTSDALNTEQIMDMIFMANPDAKKIGLLYSQSEANSAKPIEQAKEYLDAKGIEYVEATANTNDEVITAASTLISDGVDAVFTPTDNVIMAAELAIAPMFADAGIPHYTGADSFVRNGAFATCGVNYTDLGTETADLAYKALTGGIESTGYAGTYEVMPGGIITVNSETAAALGLDGSIFDSLGTLSEVTTTEE encoded by the coding sequence ATGTCTAACAAATCTATGATCAATCGTATTGCGGCAGCAGCTTTGACTCTCTCTCTTGCGGCGTGCGGATCTTCGTCCGCTGCCACCGCTTCTTCCTCTTCATCTTCGGCTTCTTCTACTGCGGCTGCAGCAGCTTCTTCCGGAGCCTCCTACAAGGTGGCGATCGTCAAGCAGCTCGATCACGCGTCACTCGATGAAATCGCCAATGCCATTACGGCGGAACTTGACCGTCTCGCGGCTGAAAACGGCGTAACGATTGATTATGGCGAAGTTTACTCGGGACAGAACGATGCGACAACCCTGCAGCAAATCGGTTCCCAGGTGATTGCGGATGATGTCGATGTCATCATTCCGATCGCAACCCTGGCGGCCCAGACAATGACCGTTGCGGCTCAGGATACCCAGACGCCGGTTGTGTTTGCGGCAATCTCGGATCCGGAAAGCGCAGATCTGACCGGCCTTGACTATGTGACCGGGACATCCGACGCTCTCAATACGGAACAGATCATGGATATGATCTTCATGGCGAATCCGGATGCGAAGAAGATCGGCCTTCTGTATTCCCAGTCGGAAGCCAACTCGGCTAAGCCGATTGAACAGGCAAAGGAATATCTCGATGCCAAGGGCATTGAATATGTCGAAGCGACGGCGAATACCAATGACGAAGTCATCACGGCTGCTTCAACACTGATTTCGGATGGTGTCGATGCCGTATTTACGCCGACGGACAATGTGATCATGGCTGCGGAACTTGCGATTGCGCCGATGTTTGCGGATGCGGGCATCCCTCACTATACAGGTGCCGATTCCTTCGTTCGCAACGGTGCCTTCGCTACCTGCGGTGTCAACTATACGGATCTTGGTACAGAGACGGCGGATCTTGCCTATAAGGCATTGACCGGCGGTATTGAATCGACCGGCTACGCAGGCACCTATGAAGTGATGCCAGGCGGAATCATTACGGTTAACAGTGAGACGGCTGCGGCGCTTGGACTCGATGGATCGATCTTCGATTCCCTCGGCACACTCAGCGAAGTAACAACGACAGAGGAGTAA
- a CDS encoding ABC transporter permease — protein sequence MAGILETALQLGSIYALTALALFISYRILDIADLSTDGCFILGMAVSVHAASLGHPWLGIVLALISGWAVGFVTAFLQTRLAVPSILAGIVTNTGLYTVNLMAMGWRNNLSLLKTDTIFTLFTVGGDFSSLLLSGIVLVVCMVFVRWFLSTRLGLSLRATGDNSAMVSASSINPAFMITIGLMMANGFTALSGALIGQYQRSSDINAGTGIVTIALATLIIGEVLVQGKKSLTRGIIGCFVGNVVYRMIYAIVLRTRIVPIEGLRLMTAIIVAIAIAAPEIRRKAALHQRIRKEMRDDA from the coding sequence ATGGCAGGAATTCTTGAAACGGCTCTGCAGCTCGGCAGTATCTATGCGCTGACGGCACTTGCCCTGTTTATCAGCTATCGCATCCTGGATATCGCTGATCTCAGCACCGATGGATGCTTCATTCTGGGGATGGCGGTATCGGTTCATGCCGCATCCCTGGGCCATCCGTGGCTCGGCATTGTTCTGGCCCTGATTTCGGGCTGGGCCGTTGGCTTTGTGACAGCCTTTCTGCAGACGCGTCTAGCGGTTCCTTCCATTCTGGCCGGTATCGTTACCAATACCGGCCTTTACACGGTGAACCTGATGGCCATGGGCTGGAGAAACAATCTGTCGCTGCTCAAGACGGATACGATCTTTACCCTGTTTACGGTTGGCGGCGATTTCTCTTCGCTGTTACTGTCGGGGATTGTGCTTGTTGTGTGCATGGTGTTTGTGCGCTGGTTCCTGTCGACGCGGCTCGGTCTTTCCTTAAGGGCGACAGGCGATAACAGCGCCATGGTATCGGCTTCCTCAATCAATCCGGCGTTTATGATCACGATCGGACTGATGATGGCCAACGGTTTTACGGCGCTCTCCGGCGCCCTGATCGGTCAGTATCAGCGCTCCAGTGACATTAATGCCGGTACGGGTATCGTGACGATTGCGCTGGCTACGCTGATCATCGGCGAAGTGCTGGTGCAGGGAAAGAAGAGCCTTACCCGCGGCATCATCGGCTGCTTTGTGGGAAATGTCGTCTACCGCATGATCTATGCGATTGTGCTGCGGACGCGCATCGTTCCGATCGAGGGTCTGAGACTGATGACGGCGATCATCGTGGCCATTGCCATAGCGGCACCGGAAATCCGGCGCAAGGCCGCGCTTCATCAGAGAATCCGGAAGGAGATGCGTGACGATGCTTAA
- a CDS encoding glycosyltransferase produces the protein MSVFLYQGGFRIVQKSGVGQAIVHQKQALEAAHIPVTTQFSADTQVIHINTVFPDSLLKALWAKRHGIKIVYYAHSTMEDFRNSFACSNVLAPFFRRWLLLCYGQGDVILTPTEYSKQLLLSYGLHKPVYSISNGVAADYFRFQKQRRTAFRQAYHLGAEAPVVISVGHMIERKGILDYIDLARRMPDVTFFWFGYTKPWLLPKKVRHAIHSVPANLIFAGYVNQNQLLDAYCGADVFAFLSKEETEGIVVLEALAAGTPTVVRDIAVYDGWLKDHESVYKANDLDSFESTIRQMLNGTLPSLTGKGRAVALERSFPKIGQQLVSIYAAEGIVNETITQSHYSLKRAARALS, from the coding sequence ATGTCGGTCTTTCTTTATCAGGGTGGTTTTCGTATTGTTCAAAAAAGCGGTGTCGGTCAGGCGATTGTGCATCAGAAACAGGCGCTGGAAGCGGCCCATATCCCTGTTACAACTCAGTTTTCAGCGGATACGCAGGTTATTCATATCAATACTGTCTTCCCCGACTCACTGTTAAAGGCGTTATGGGCCAAGCGCCATGGCATAAAAATCGTGTATTATGCCCATTCAACGATGGAGGATTTTCGTAACTCTTTTGCCTGCTCCAATGTTCTGGCACCCTTCTTCCGCCGGTGGCTGCTGCTGTGTTATGGACAGGGTGATGTCATTCTGACGCCTACGGAGTATTCAAAGCAGCTGCTATTAAGCTATGGTCTTCATAAGCCTGTCTACAGTATCTCCAATGGTGTTGCTGCGGATTACTTCCGCTTCCAAAAGCAGCGGCGCACCGCATTTCGCCAGGCATATCATCTTGGGGCAGAGGCGCCGGTAGTTATCTCCGTCGGCCATATGATTGAGCGCAAAGGGATCCTTGACTATATAGACCTCGCCAGGCGAATGCCGGATGTCACGTTCTTCTGGTTTGGATATACGAAGCCATGGCTTCTTCCAAAGAAAGTGAGGCATGCGATCCATTCGGTACCTGCCAATCTGATCTTTGCCGGCTATGTGAATCAGAATCAGCTTCTGGATGCGTATTGTGGAGCAGATGTATTCGCCTTCCTTAGCAAAGAGGAAACGGAAGGCATCGTTGTGCTGGAGGCGTTAGCTGCCGGTACCCCAACCGTTGTAAGGGATATCGCAGTCTATGATGGCTGGCTCAAGGATCACGAATCGGTTTATAAAGCCAATGATCTCGACAGCTTCGAAAGCACCATTCGTCAGATGCTAAATGGTACGCTGCCATCCTTAACCGGCAAAGGCAGAGCAGTAGCTCTGGAACGAAGCTTCCCAAAGATCGGTCAGCAGTTGGTAAGCATCTATGCGGCCGAAGGAATTGTGAACGAAACGATAACTCAATCCCACTATTCACTGAAAAGAGCTGCCCGGGCACTATCCTGA
- a CDS encoding ABC transporter ATP-binding protein produces MLKLEHISKTFNPGTLNARTALDDLSLTAEDGDFITIVGDNGAGKSTLFNAIAGRFLIDSGRIILDGQNITFVPEYKRARYMGQMFQDPLRGTAPHMTIEENLAMAYLRAGESHAFSRITKRDEKLFQEKLAALNMGLEDRMHTPVGTLSGGQRQALTLLMATIVPPKLLLLDEHTAALDPAAAEKIMNLTKQIVASQHTTCLMVTHNMHQAIDTGNRILMMRQGKIVLDVKGEEKAHLTIEDLQKRFKESATALDNDRILLSE; encoded by the coding sequence ATGCTTAAGCTGGAACATATTTCCAAGACATTCAATCCCGGAACGCTCAATGCAAGGACGGCGCTCGATGATCTGTCCCTGACGGCGGAAGACGGGGATTTCATTACGATCGTCGGCGATAACGGGGCCGGCAAGAGTACATTGTTCAATGCGATTGCGGGCCGCTTTCTGATTGATTCGGGGCGGATCATTCTCGATGGACAGAACATTACCTTCGTCCCTGAATACAAGCGTGCCAGGTACATGGGCCAGATGTTCCAGGACCCTTTGCGCGGAACGGCTCCGCATATGACGATTGAAGAGAATCTCGCGATGGCTTACCTGCGTGCAGGTGAGTCCCATGCCTTTTCACGGATCACAAAGAGGGACGAAAAGCTGTTTCAGGAAAAGCTGGCGGCTCTGAACATGGGGCTGGAAGACCGTATGCATACGCCGGTTGGTACACTCTCCGGCGGGCAGCGGCAGGCGCTGACCCTTCTGATGGCGACAATCGTTCCGCCGAAGCTGTTACTGCTCGATGAACATACGGCGGCACTTGATCCAGCGGCGGCCGAAAAGATCATGAACCTGACGAAGCAGATTGTCGCTTCCCAGCATACGACCTGTCTCATGGTGACCCACAACATGCACCAGGCGATTGATACCGGCAACCGCATTCTGATGATGCGGCAGGGGAAGATCGTACTGGATGTCAAGGGCGAAGAAAAGGCGCATCTGACGATTGAGGATCTGCAGAAGAGGTTTAAAGAATCCGCAACCGCTCTCGATAATGATCGTATACTGTTGTCGGAGTGA
- a CDS encoding TVP38/TMEM64 family protein, protein MSRCAFQSMMRWLSLAGLAVCVGIAIWGFRCGVFTSQQALAAIVARNAIVSALLFILLQIVQVVIPILPGGVSCLAGVILFGAFKGFLYNYIGICIGSMLAFALSKSYGRPLLQMLFSQKLLDKYDGWTTEALRYERLFALAIFSPVAPDDFLCYLAGTTTMSWRSFTTIILLGKPFAIAMYSLLLNSAWKHLLVLAR, encoded by the coding sequence ATGAGCCGCTGTGCATTCCAAAGCATGATGCGCTGGCTGTCTCTGGCAGGACTGGCAGTATGTGTTGGAATTGCCATCTGGGGCTTTCGCTGTGGTGTCTTTACGTCACAGCAGGCGCTTGCGGCAATCGTTGCGAGAAACGCCATAGTCAGTGCGCTGTTATTCATTCTTCTTCAGATTGTTCAGGTTGTGATTCCCATTCTTCCCGGTGGTGTCAGCTGTCTTGCGGGGGTGATTCTCTTTGGGGCATTCAAAGGGTTTCTGTACAACTATATCGGCATCTGCATCGGCTCGATGCTTGCCTTTGCACTATCGAAAAGCTATGGCCGGCCTTTGTTACAGATGCTCTTCAGCCAGAAACTGTTAGATAAGTATGACGGCTGGACAACGGAGGCTTTGCGTTATGAACGTTTGTTTGCGCTGGCCATCTTTTCCCCAGTAGCTCCGGACGATTTCCTGTGTTATCTTGCGGGAACGACGACGATGTCATGGAGAAGCTTCACGACCATTATTCTGTTAGGCAAACCATTTGCCATTGCAATGTACAGTCTGCTGCTGAACAGTGCCTGGAAACATCTGCTGGTGCTGGCACGGTAG